The nucleotide window CCGCCAGGGCGCGCTACCGCTGGCCCTGCCGCACGACGGCCTGCTCGACCCCCTGCCGCCCACCGCTCTCAACACCACGGCGCTGGACGTGTCGGCCCGTCAGCGCGCAGGCCTCATCGACGAGACGCTGCGGCACTTCGGGCTGTCAGCGCGGGTCGTGGACTTCGCACGCGGCCCCACCGTCACCCGCTACGAGATCGAGCCGGCACCCGGCGAGAAGATCAGCCGCATCGCCTCGCTGTCCAACGACCTCGCCCGCGCGCTGGCCGTAGGCGGCGTGCGCGTCGAGGCCCCGGTGCCCGGCAAGAGCGTCATCGGCCTGGAGGTCCCCAACGCCGAGCGCGAACCGGTGACCTTCCATCAGGCGGCCGACGCGCCGACCTTCCGCACGACGCGCGCCAAACTGCCGATCATCCTGGGCAAGAGCATCGACGGCGAGCTCATGGTCGGCGACCTCGCCAAGATGCCGCACCTCCTGGTCGCGGGTTCGACGGGATCGGGCAAGTCGGTATGCGTCAACACCCTCATCACCAGCCTGCTGTTCAAGTACCTGCCCACCGAACTGCGCTTCTTGATGATCGACCCCAAGATGGTTGAACTGACGCCGTACGACGGCATTCCGCACCTCGTGCGTGCGGTCGTGACGAATCCGGTGGACGCAGCCGGGGTGCTGCTCGGCGCGGTCGCCCACATGGAGCGGCGCTACAAGATGATGAGCCAGGTCGGGGCGAAGAACCTCGAGCAGTACAACGCCAAGATGCGCCAGGTGGGCGAGGTCGAGCTGCCGCACCTCGTGATCATCATTGACGAGCTCGCCGACCTGATGATCACCAGCCCCAAGGAGGTCGAGTCGGCCATCATGCGCCTCGCCCAGATGGCGCGCGCCACCGGGATGCACCTCGTGCTGGCGACCCAGCGGCCCAGCGTGGACATCCTGACCAGCCTCATCAAGGTGAACGTGCCTGCCCGCATCGCCTTCGCGGTGAGCAGCAGCCACGACTCGCGGACCATTCTGGACAGCGTGGGTGCCGAACGCCTGACCGGTCTGGGCGACATGCTGTTCTACCAGCCCGGCCTCGTCAAACCGCTGCGCCTCCAGGGACCGTACATCTCGGAAAACGAGTCGGCGCGCATCACCGAGGAACTGCGCCGGCAGGTCTTCGAGGACGACTTCGTGGAGGCCTACGGCACCGACTTCGACGGCGGTATCGAAGCCAGCGGTCCCAGCGTGGGCGGGTCCAACCTGGATTTCAGCGATCCGCTGCTGCGGCAGGCGGCCCAGATCTGCATCGAGGAAGGCCAGGGCAGCGTGTCGCGCCTGCAGCGCCGCCTGTCGGTGGGGCACGCGCGCGCCGGCAAGCTGATGGACCTGCTCGAAGCGATGGGTATCGTCTCCAAACATCAGGGCAGCAAACCGCGCGAGGTGCTGGTGGGTGAGGCGCAGCTTCCCGAGTTCTTCGGGCGCTGAAGTCGCCTCACGGCTCGTCATCATTTTCGCCGGTGGCTTTATGAGAAAGACATAAAGGCACCGGCGAAAGTCATTTACCAGTTCTGCGGCAATCCCCACCAAAGTTGCAATTTTGGGGCGGGTGGTGTCAATTGAGTGGCGCAGATTCAAAACAGTAAGTTCAATAGAAGAGGTGACGTTGATGAAAAAGCACACTGGCCTGATGACCCTGAGCCTGATGCTCGCCACGCCGGCCCTGGCGGGTGGTGCGGGCGCGCCCGTCAAAGCTCCCGCCGCGACCTGCCGCAGCATCGCGCAACTCGTGATGGCTGACCCCCAGCTCAGCACCCTGGCGACCGCGGTTCAGGCCGCCGGCCTGGGCGCGACCCTCAGCGGACCCGGCTCCTACACCGTGTTCGCCCCGACGAACGCGGCCTTCGCCAAAGTCCCCAGCGACCAGCTCGCCGGCCTGCTCAACGACCCGGACATGCTCAAGAGTGTGCTGCTGTACCACGTGGTCGGCGAGAAGGCCACGGCGGCCCAGATCCGCAGCGTGCGCGCCGGCACCACCGTGCAGGGCGCCGACATCGCCATCATGGTGAACGGCACGCGACTCATGGTGAACAACGCTACCGTCACCAAGGCCGACATCCAGGCATGTAACGGCATCGTCCACGTGATTGATACGGTGCTGATGCCCCCCATGGAAGCGGCGGCCCCGGCCCCCGCACCCGTGGCGGCGCCTGCGCCCGCTCCGGTCGCGGCCCCCGCTGCCGCTCCGGCGCCTGCTCCCGTGCCCGCGACGCCCGTCGTCATTCCCGCGCTGCCCCAGGGCGTGACTACGGCGCCCGCCCCGGTGGCTGCTCCGGCCGAAGCCCCTGCCGAAGCCCCCGTGGCCGAGGCTCCGGTGGAAGCGCCCGTAGTCGAGGCCCCCGCTGCCGACGCCCCGGCCGACACGGCCGAAACCGTCGTCGCCGCGAACACGGTCTATGACGTGCTGGCTGCCGACGACCGCTTCAGCACCCTGCGCGACCTGCTCAGCGACGCCGGCCTGACTGAAACGCTGACCACCGGTGACTACACCGTCTTCGCACCGACCAACGAGGCGTTCGACGCGCTGCCCGAAGGCGTCCTGACGGCTATCGCCAGCGATCCCGAAGCCCTGAAGCAGGTGCTGCTGTACCACGTCGTGCAGGGCCGCGTGACCGCCGAAGCGGCGCAGGCCGGCACCCTGAACACGGTGCAGAGCACGGCGCTCTCGCTGGGCTCGGCCACCCTGGGCGCGGCCGTCGAGAGCGACAACGGCGTCATCTTCCCGATCGATGCTGTGCTGCTGCCCGAAGGCTTCACCATTCCCAACCCGCCCGTGATCCCCGAAGGCACGACGCCGGCACCTGCCCCCGCGCCGGTTGCGGCGGCTACGACTACGGCGACCGCCACGGTCACGACCACTCCCGCTGCTCCAGCGGCGACGGCCACTACCGTCACCAACCCAGCGACTGCGACGGCCGGCACCTCGGCGGGCGGCGCGATCTCGGGTGGTACGTTGGCCCAGGCCCCTGCGGCGACCAGCGTCACGGCCCTGCTCAATAGCGACGCCCGGTTCAGCACCCTGCGTGACCTGCTGGTCAAGGCCGGACTGGCCGACATGCTCGCCAGCGGTGAGTACACCATCTTCGCGCCGACCAACGACGCCTTCGCCAAGCTGCCCCAGGCCACCCTGGACGCCGTGAACGCCGACCCGGCCAAGCTGCGCGCCGTTCTGCAGTACCACGTTGTGGCGGGCCGCCCCAGCACCGACGCCCTGATCACGCAGCAGCTCACGACTGCTGAAGGCACCACGGTGGCTGTGACCCGCAGCGCGGCCGGCCTGAGCATCGGCGGCATGGCGAGCACTCTCGACGGCGGCACGGCCGTCGTGGCGGGCAACAGCAACGTCTTCCCCATCGACACCGTCCTGATTCCCCCCAGCCTGCGCTGAGTCGGATCAACAAAAAGCTCCCATGCCTGAATTTCCAGGTATGGGGGATTTTTTCAGATGTGTCCGGTTCGATACCGACTATGCTCACGGTACGGCCAGATGAGTCCCACACGCTTCCACGTCTTGTCAGAGTTCACAGGAAGAAGGCCGCCTCCAGTTATCGGGGCGGCCTTCTGCTGGAATAGGGTGTTCAGGCGCGGGTGCGGTAGCGCTCCAGCAGCTCGGCCTGAAGCTCGGCGAAGGACACGGCCTTGCGTTCCTTGAGGCCCTCGGGGGTGCGCTCGCGGACGCTGACCGTGCGGTTTTCCTGTTCTTGGTTGCCCACGATGAGCATGACGGGAATCTTGCTCAGTTCGGCGGTGCGCACCTTGGCGTTCATGCGGTTGGACGTCTCGTCGACCTCGGCGCGCAGTCCGGCAGCGTGCAACTCGGCGCGCAGGTCCTGGGCGTAGGCGTTGAACTTGTCCGAGATCGGAATGATGACGATCTGCCGGGGCGCGAGCCACAGCGGGAAGTCCCCGCCGTAGTGCTCGATCAGGATGCCCGTGAAGCGCTCGATGCTGCCGAAGGGCGCGCGGTGGATCACGATGGGGCGGTGGGGCGCGCCGTCCTCGCCGGTGTAGGTCAGGTCGAAGCGCTCGGGCAGGTTGGGGTCCACCTGAATGGTCCCGAGCTGCCACTCGCGGCCCAGCACATCCTTGACCACGAAGTCCAGCTTGGGGCCGTAGAAGGCCGCGTCGCCCGGCTCGACCGAGTAAGGCAGGCCCACCTCATTCACCGCCTCGATGATCTGGCCCTCGGCCATCTCCCAGTAGCTGTCCTCGCCGACGTACTTCGAGTTCTCGGGGTCACGGGTACCCACGCGGAAGCGCACGTCGTTCATGCCGAAGGTACGCAGCACGAGCACCGTCAGGTCCAGCACACTCAGGAACTCGCTCTTGAGCTGATCCGGACGGCA belongs to Deinococcus sp. Leaf326 and includes:
- a CDS encoding fasciclin domain-containing protein, producing the protein MKKHTGLMTLSLMLATPALAGGAGAPVKAPAATCRSIAQLVMADPQLSTLATAVQAAGLGATLSGPGSYTVFAPTNAAFAKVPSDQLAGLLNDPDMLKSVLLYHVVGEKATAAQIRSVRAGTTVQGADIAIMVNGTRLMVNNATVTKADIQACNGIVHVIDTVLMPPMEAAAPAPAPVAAPAPAPVAAPAAAPAPAPVPATPVVIPALPQGVTTAPAPVAAPAEAPAEAPVAEAPVEAPVVEAPAADAPADTAETVVAANTVYDVLAADDRFSTLRDLLSDAGLTETLTTGDYTVFAPTNEAFDALPEGVLTAIASDPEALKQVLLYHVVQGRVTAEAAQAGTLNTVQSTALSLGSATLGAAVESDNGVIFPIDAVLLPEGFTIPNPPVIPEGTTPAPAPAPVAAATTTATATVTTTPAAPAATATTVTNPATATAGTSAGGAISGGTLAQAPAATSVTALLNSDARFSTLRDLLVKAGLADMLASGEYTIFAPTNDAFAKLPQATLDAVNADPAKLRAVLQYHVVAGRPSTDALITQQLTTAEGTTVAVTRSAAGLSIGGMASTLDGGTAVVAGNSNVFPIDTVLIPPSLR